In the Ilumatobacteraceae bacterium genome, one interval contains:
- a CDS encoding NfeD family protein: MFIVIGIVGAVLLLSSLLFDDVIDGLVPDLDFISGPVIGSFLTAFGLFGWFAGSGVDLPGLVAIVIAAGGGAIFAAFTFKLTDALVNQPTDGTPTTASLIGQTGRVVTPVRADGIGEVLVALGGASTKYTATADTDLATGVPVVVVGVESPTKVRVQSEAEFWA; this comes from the coding sequence ATGTTCATCGTCATCGGCATCGTCGGGGCGGTGTTGTTGCTGTCGTCGCTGTTGTTCGACGACGTGATCGACGGGTTGGTCCCCGATCTCGACTTCATCTCCGGCCCCGTCATCGGGTCGTTCCTCACCGCGTTCGGGCTGTTCGGCTGGTTCGCCGGCAGCGGCGTCGACCTCCCCGGACTCGTCGCGATCGTCATCGCTGCCGGCGGGGGCGCGATCTTCGCCGCGTTCACGTTCAAGCTCACCGACGCGCTCGTCAACCAACCCACCGACGGCACACCGACCACGGCCTCGCTGATCGGGCAGACCGGTCGCGTCGTCACGCCCGTGCGTGCCGACGGCATCGGTGAAGTGCTGGTCGCACTCGGCGGCGCCTCGACGAAGTACACGGCGACCGCCGACACCGACCTCGCGACCGGCGTGCCGGTCGTCGTGGTCGGCGTCGAGTCGCCCACCAAAGTGCGCGTACAGTCCGAAGCCGAGTTCTGGGCGTGA
- a CDS encoding MazG nucleotide pyrophosphohydrolase domain-containing protein yields the protein MELAELQDVIERTYGSRDRGRELSYSIAWLAEEFGELAQAIRKGTPDQIEHEFSDVLAWVASLANQLDVDLTSVMQRYAHGCPKCQAIPCAC from the coding sequence ATGGAACTCGCCGAGCTGCAAGACGTCATCGAGCGCACGTACGGCTCGCGCGATCGCGGCCGCGAGTTGTCGTACAGCATCGCCTGGCTCGCCGAGGAGTTCGGTGAACTCGCCCAGGCGATCCGCAAGGGCACGCCCGACCAGATCGAGCACGAGTTCAGCGACGTGCTCGCCTGGGTCGCCAGCCTCGCCAACCAGCTCGACGTCGACCTCACGTCGGTCATGCAGCGCTACGCACACGGCTGCCCCAAGTGCCAGGCGATCCCCTGCGCGTGTTGA